In the genome of Candidatus Stygibacter australis, one region contains:
- a CDS encoding FtsW/RodA/SpoVE family cell cycle protein, producing the protein ILSLREDKIQNSSLIPFVSNFFPLLLFSGVYYFLILKENHLSAVLTSGFTLITLLFLANIRKATICILIFCVLMLGLVVVYFQKDGKFEFFQKHATSEIKLADEQPQVENRSFRLKRIESFNESSLLIRWLTGNKSTANISTNNMESIFCLSTGKLFGTGPDGGMGKLKYLHEARTDFVFAIIAEEFGLIGALFVILLYMGLVLRGISISSRQKEMFPRILGYGFSLNIFFNIVIHIGAVAGCIPTTGVTLPFISAGGSSIVVNSMAIGILLILGKPVEAVE; encoded by the coding sequence GATACTTAGCTTACGTGAAGATAAGATACAGAATTCAAGCTTAATACCCTTTGTTAGTAATTTCTTTCCTCTTCTTTTATTTTCAGGGGTTTACTATTTTCTTATATTGAAGGAAAATCATTTATCAGCAGTATTGACCTCCGGTTTTACTCTGATAACTCTTCTATTTCTGGCTAATATCCGAAAAGCAACTATTTGTATATTAATATTTTGCGTTCTTATGCTTGGACTAGTGGTAGTATATTTTCAAAAAGACGGTAAATTTGAGTTTTTTCAAAAACATGCTACCAGCGAAATAAAGTTAGCAGATGAACAACCACAGGTTGAAAATAGGAGCTTTCGTCTAAAAAGGATTGAGTCATTTAATGAATCCTCACTTCTGATAAGATGGCTGACTGGTAATAAATCTACTGCTAATATATCAACAAATAATATGGAGAGTATCTTCTGCCTTTCTACTGGTAAGTTATTTGGAACCGGACCAGATGGTGGCATGGGGAAATTGAAATATCTGCATGAAGCCCGAACAGATTTTGTATTTGCTATTATTGCTGAAGAATTTGGATTAATTGGGGCATTATTTGTAATTCTACTATATATGGGGCTTGTACTTCGAGGTATCAGTATCTCCTCACGTCAAAAGGAAATGTTCCCACGTATTCTGGGCTATGGCTTTAGTTTGAATATTTTCTTTAATATTGTCATTCACATAGGAGCTGTAGCCGGGTGCATTCCAACCACTGGTGTAACACTTCCCTTTATCAGTGCTGGAGGTTCTTCTATCGTAGTAAACTCAATGGCAATAGGGATTCTGCTCATTCTGGGTAAACCTGTTGAGGCGGTTGAATGA